The Synchiropus splendidus isolate RoL2022-P1 chromosome 1, RoL_Sspl_1.0, whole genome shotgun sequence genome includes a window with the following:
- the LOC128762519 gene encoding tubulin beta chain-like produces MREIVHLQAGQCGNQIGAKFWEVVSEEHGIDPTGTYHGDSDLQLERINVYYNEATGGKYVPRAILVDLEPGTMDSVRSGPFGQIFRPDNFVFGQSGAGNNWAKGHYTEGAELVDSVLDVVRKESENCDCLQGFQLTHSLGGGTGSGMGTLLITKIREEFPDRIMNTFSVVPSPKVSDTVVEPYNATLAVHQLVENTDETYCIDNEALYDICFRTLKLTTPTYGDLNHLVSATMSGVTTCLRFPGQLNADLRKLAVNMVPFPRLHFFMPGFAPLTSRGSQQYRALTVPELTQQMFDAKNMMAACDPRHGRYLTVAAMFRGRMSMKEVDEQMLNVQNKNSSYFVEWIPNNVKTAVCDIPPRGLKMSVTFIGNSTAIQELFKRISEQFTAMFRRKAFLHWYTGEGMDEMEFTEAESNMNDLVSEYQQYQDATAEEEGEYDENEDEA; encoded by the exons ATGAGAGAGATAGTGCATCTCCAGGCTGGTCAGTGTGGAAACCAGATCGGTGCGAAG TTCTGGGAAGTTGTCAGCGAGGAACATGGCATTGACCCGACGGGAACGTACCATGGAGACAGCGACCTGCAACTGGAGAGGATCAATGTTTACTACAATGAGGCGACAG GAGGTAAATATGTACCTCGGGCCATACTGGTGGATCTGGAACCAGGAACCATGGACTCTGTGAGATCTGGACCCTTTGGGCAGATTTTCAGGCCCGACAATTTCGTCTTTG GTCAGAGTGGCGCTGGAAACAACTGGGCCAAAGGCCACTACACGGAGGGGGCTGAGTTAGTCGACTCGGTCCTGGATGTGGTTCGGAAAGAGTCCGAGAACTGCGACTGTCTGCAGGGCTTCCAGCTCACGCACTCGCTCGGCGGTGGGACTGGATCCGGGATGGGAACCTTGCTGATTACAAAAATCCGTGAGGAGTTCCCTGACCGTATTATGAACACCTTCAGTGTGGTGCCATCCCCAAAG GTGTCGGACACAGTGGTGGAGCCCTACAATGCCACTCTGGCCGTCCACCAGCTGGTGGAGAACACCGATGAAACGTACTGCATCGACAACGAGGCGCTCTACGACATCTGTTTCCGCACACTTAAACTCACCACGCCCACCTACGGAGACCTCAACCACTTGGTGTCGGCCACCATGAGCGGGGTGACTACCTGCCTGCGGTTTCCGGGGCAGCTTAACGCTGATCTGCGCAAGCTAGCGGTCAACATGGTTCCCTTCCCCCGCCTGCACTTCTTCATGCCAGGTTTTGCCCCactgaccagcagggggagccagCAGTATCGCGCCCTCACAGTTCCCGAGCTCACGCAGCAGATGTTTGACGCGAAAAACATGATGGCGGCCTGCGACCCGCGTCACGGCCGCTACCTGACCGTGGCAGCAATGTTCCGAGGCCGCATGTCCATGAAGGAGGTGGACGAGCAGATGCTGAACGTGCAGAACAAGAACAGCAGCTACTTTGTCGAATGGATCCCCAACAACGTCAAGACGGCAGTCTGCGACATCCCACCGCGAGGTCTGAAAATGTCAGTCACCTTTATTGGCAACAGCACGGCCATCCAGGAGCTGTTCAAGCGCATCTCCGAGCAGTTCACCGCCATGTTCCGCCGTAAAGCCTTCTTGCACTGGTACACCGGCGAAGGCATGGATGAGATGGAGTTCACTGAGGCAGAGAGCAACATGAACGACCTGGTCTCAGAGTACCAGCAGTACCAGGACGCCACcgctgaggaggagggagagtaCGATGAGAATGAAGATGAGGCGTAA
- the znf507 gene encoding zinc finger protein 507, which produces MEENSNVAVLITRSSSASSSPTLPLGSQSRIKKAVDLDTSQRLQQKQAADSLIQVIEKLSKIVEKRPQRRCTMMGQKRGGFEERQRGSKGDVVAKKMRRTSKEEARAEGEVSDKAVFPPAFGDRNNNLTPTATEITNNGSSSDHKRTVTCYQCSLCTYLSPTLPLLREHLKQHNELYNDLILMCSECRFSSRDQQQLEEHVKTHMDSGAVQRKDSPPSGPVHNGEGKSVEAGAEKTESSAFVGKEDMSSCTNSPQRKKWYSYEEYGLYRCLICSYVCSQQRNLKTHAWKHAGLVDCSYPIFEDEVGSSSRKDTATAVGGTIKEELVVFSSLPQEKSLQSLPAAFKLQPCVSLPSQLMKDPLNQPASTDSLKVREEEEGPIKDEPVVEVQVTTEAETQVELDIHQDNAEISDSLLSSAQKIINSSPNSAGHINVIVERLPTAEDSVMVTNPLLLSPNVVEGQSLNRTEEEEAAGEVHHLKQEVVFDNIDEDAVGESQRDENIPPAGRKRTHSESLRLHSLAAEALVAMPMRTAELSCSRTIQKTSTPSSNPELRPADVAGQKDFTASAAMLDLEEKHGELGSLGFGNVEDEGPAAKAGISLSLLTVIERLRERSDQNTSDEDILKELQDNAQFHHGASAGAGVDGSPDGSLVEYIPGSDRPYRCRLCRYSSGNKGYIKQHLRVHRQRLPYQCPICEHIAADSKDLENHMIHHCKTRMYQCKQCQDAFHYKSQLRAHEREHHDSTDTSALTPLAESATPGEELERANDEDGGLQKMFKCDVCDYTSSTYVGVRNHRRFHNSDKPYRCCSCDFATTNMNSLKSHMRRHPQEHQAVQLLEQYRCSLCGYVCSHPPSLKSHMWKHAGDQNYNYEQVNKAINEAISQSSRAPQKLSEVQESLTERPAVAPASAGQQKTHESAPVVARLGADAQVKTEPSQSVSAAHLGSNMEYCVLLFCCCICGFESTSKERLMEHMKEHEGDIISIILNKDQLQTAQQADVPAAE; this is translated from the exons ATGGAGGAGAACAGCAATGTTGCTGTGCTCATCACTCGCTCCAGCTCAGCCTCCTCCTCGCCCACGTTACCCCTGGGCTCCCAATCGCGGATCAAGAAAGCTGTGGATCTGGATACCTCTCAGCGATTgcagcagaaacaagcagcCGATTCTCTGATACAGGTCATTGAAAAGCTGAGCAAGATTGTTGAGAAGAGGCCGCAGCGGCGCTGCACCATGATGGGACAGAAAAGAGGCGGATTTGAAGAGCGCCAGCGAGGAAGCAAAGGGGACGTTGTGGCGAAGAAGATGAGGCGGACCAGCAAAGAAGAGGCGAGAGCTGAAGGAGAGGTGTCTGACAAAGCTGTTTTCCCACCAGCTTTTGGTGACAGAAATAACAACCTAACCCCCACAGCGACTGAAATAACAAACAATGGCAGTTCCAGCGACCACAAACGAACGGTGACATGCTATCAGTGCAGCCTGTGCACGTATCTCTCCCCCACCCTGCCCCTGCTCAGAGAGCACCTGAAGCAACACAACGAGCTCTATAATGACCTCATCCTCATGTGCTCCGAGTGTCGCTTTAGCTCCAGagaccagcagcagctggaggagcacgTCAAGACGCACATGGACAGTGGGGCGGTGCAAAGGAAGGACTCTCCCCCTTCAGGTCCAGTACACAATGGAGAAGGGAAAAGTGTGGAGGCAGGAGCTGAGAAGACGGAGAGCTCTGCGTTTGTTGGAAAAGAGGATATGAGTAGTTGCACAAACTCGCCGCAGAGGAAGAAGTGGTACAGCTACGAAGAGTACGGGTTGTACCGCTGCCTTATCTGCAGCTACGTGTGCAGCCAGCAGCGTAATCTCAAGACACACGCCTGGAAACATGCCGGACTTGTTGACTGTTCCTACCCGATATTCGAGGACGAAGTAGGAAGCTCCTCAAGGAAAGACACCGCGACTGCTGTTGGTGGCACAATCAAAGAGGAGCTTGTTGTGTTCTCATCCCTTCCTCAAGAAAAAAGCCTTCAAAGCTTGCCTGCTGCCTTCAAACTTCAGCCTTGTGTGTCCTTACCTTCCCAGCTCATGAAAGACCCTTTAAACCAGCCGGCATCGACTGACAGCCTGAAAGtaagggaggaagaggaagggccGATCAAAGACGAGCCAGTGGTGGAAGTGCAGGTCACGACAGAGGCAGAGACCCAAGTCGAGCTCGATATTCACCAGGATAATGCCGAGATCTCAGACAGCCTGCTGTCCTCGGCTCAGAAGATTATCAACAGCAGTCCCAATAGCGCTGGCCACATCAATGTGATTGTCGAGCGCCTGCCCACTGCTGAGGACTCGGTCATGGTAACAAATCCGCTTCTTCTCAGCCCGAATGTGGTCGAAGGCCAGAGCTTAAACAgaactgaggaagaagaggctgcCGGAGAAGTCCACCACCTCAAGCAGGAGGTGGTCTTTGACAACATCGACGAAGATGCCGTAGGCGAGTCCCAGCGTGATGAAAATATTCCTCCTGCTGGTCGTAAGAGGACGCACTCTGAGTCGCTGCGTCTTCACTCACTGGCTGCCGAGGCGCTGGTTGCGATGCCGATGAGGACGGCAGAACTCTCCTGCAGTAGGACGATCCAAAAAACAAGCACGCCGAGTTCAAACCCAGAGCTCAGACCTGCTGATGTCGCAGGGCAAAAGGACTTCACGGCATCAGCTGCCATGTTGGATTTAGAGGAGAAACATGGGGAGTTGGGATCCCTTGGTTTCGGGAATGTTGAGGATGAGGGTCCTGCTGCCAAAGCGGGTATTAGCTTGTCCTTGCTCACTGTCATTGAAAGACTAAGAGAACGCTCTGACCAGAACACATCAGACGAGGACATTTTGAAAGAGCTCCAGGACAATGCGCAGTTCCACCACGGAGCAAGTGCTGGTGCCGGAGTAGACGGCTCCCCGGATGGCAGTTTGGTGGAGTACATCCCTGGCAGCGACAGGCCGTACCGGTGCCGCCTCTGCCGCTACAGTAGCGGCAACAAAGGCTACATCAAGCAGCATTTGCGAGTCCACAGGCAGAGGCTGCCGTACCAGTGTCCCATCTGCGAGCACATCGCGGCGGACAGTAAAGACCTGGAAAATCACATGATCCACCATTGCAAGACCAGGATGTACCAGTGTAAGCAGTGTCAGGATGCCTTCCACTACAAG AGTCAGTTGAGAGCTCATGAACGGGAACATCATGACAGCACAGACACAAGCGCACTGACACCCCTTGCCGAAAGTGCGACCCCCGGGGAGGAACTGGAGCGTGCAAATGATGAAG ACGGAGGTTTGCAGAAGATGTTCAAGTGTGACGTGTGCGACTACACCAGCTCCACATATGTCGGGGTGAGGAACCACAGGAGGTTTCATAACTCTGACAAACCATACCG ATGCTGCAGCTGCGACTTTGCCACCACAAACATGAACAGTTTGAAGAGCCACATGAGGAGACATCCTCAGGAGCACCAGGCTGTACAGCTGCTGGAGCAATACAG GTGCTCCCTCTGTGGCTATGTGTGCAGCCATCCGCCGTCTCTCAAGTCCCACATGTGGAAGCACGCAGGAGACCAGAACTACAACTACGAGCAGGTCAACAAAGCCATCAACGAGGCCATCTCGCAGAGCAGCCG AGCTCCTCAAAAGTTGTCCGAGGTTCAGGAGTCACTCACAGAGCGCCCTGCCGTAGCCCCTGCCTCTGCGGGCCAACAGAAGACTCATGAATCGGCACCAGTAGTGGCCAGACTCGGCGCAGATGCTCAAGTTAAAACCGAACCGTCACAGTCCGTGTCTGCCGCCCACCTGGGGTCCAACATGGAGTATTGTGTTctgcttttctgctgctgtATCTGCGGCTTCGAGTCCACCAGTAAGGAGCGGCTGATGGAGCACATGAAGGAGCACGAGGGCgacatcatcagcatcattcTCAACAAGGACCAGCTGCAGACAGCTCAACAAGCAGACGTTCCGGCAGCCGAGTGA